A genomic region of Podarcis raffonei isolate rPodRaf1 chromosome 13, rPodRaf1.pri, whole genome shotgun sequence contains the following coding sequences:
- the NXPH3 gene encoding neurexophilin-3 has product MQLTRCCFIFLIQGSIYLLVICGQDEATEEEEEESGKSPKEQPRSRVQKKKGQLSLKPSAAQSHFQNTSLLELASNNAQEFWDVLESLSKHSQGVQPRGRRDSVGNPGRLKKIFGWGDFYSNIKTVKLNLLITGKVVDHGNGTVNVFFRHNSTGQGNISVSLVPPNKAVEFDLEQQIFIEAKESKIFNCRVEYEKVDKAKKTTLCTYDPSKTCFLNHTQSQVSWVCSKPFKVICIYITFYSIDYRLVQKVCPDYNYHNNVPYYPSG; this is encoded by the coding sequence GTGATTTGTGGCCAAGACGAGGcaacagaggaagaggaggaggaaagtgggaagTCGCCCAAAGAGCAACCAAGATCCCGGGTACAAAAGAAAAAAGGCCAGCTCTCCTTGAAACCTTCTGCAGCCCAATCTCACTTCCAAAACACCAGTCTCCTGGAGTTGGCCTCCAACAACGCCCAAGAGTTTTGGGACGTCTTAGAGAGCTTGTCCAAGCACAGCCAGGGCGTGCAGCCCCGCGGCCGGAGGGACTCCGTCGGCAACCCCGGCCGGCTCAAGAAAATATTTGGCTGGGGTGATTTCTACTCCAACATTAAGACGGTAAAGCTGAACCTCTTGATCACAGGGAAAGTGGTCGACCACGGGAACGGCACAGTCAACGTCTTCTTCCGGCACAACTCCACCGGGCAGGGGAACATCTCCGTCAGCCTGGTGCCCCCCAACAAAGCTGTGGAGTTTGACCTCGAACAGCAGATCTTCATTGAGGCCAAAGAATCCAAGATCTTCAACTGCCGGGTGGAGTACGAGAAAGTGGACAAAGCCAAGAAGACCACCCTGTGCACTTATGACCCTTCCAAAACCTGCTTCCTGAACCACACGCAGAGCCAGGTCTCCTGGGTTTGCTCCAAGCCCTTCAAGGTCATCTGTATCTATATCACCTTCTACAGCATAGACTACAGGCTCGTGCAGAAAGTGTGTCCCGACTACAACTACCACAACAATGTTCCTTATTACCCCTCCGGGTGA